In the Chthoniobacterales bacterium genome, ACTCGGTGTTGTTCTTGCAGCCCTTCAGGTGCTTCGGGATGTGCACGAGCCCGCGATACGTCGCTCGGCCTTGGCCGACGGAGATCGACTTCGAAACCACGTTCGACGTCGTCTCGTCGGCGGCGTGGATCATCTTCGCGCCGGTGTCCTGATGCTGTCCGTCGTTGGCGAGCGCGATGGAGATCACTTCGCCGCGGGCGCGTTTGCCCTTCATGATGACGCCGGGGTATTTCATCGTGAGGCGACTGCCGATGTTGCAGTCGATCCACTTGATCTCGGCGTCCTCGTGGGCGAGGCCGCGCTTCGTGACGAGATTGAAGACGTTCGCGGACCAGTTCTGGACCGTGACGTATTGGATCTTTGCGCCCTTGAGCGCGACGAGCTCGACGACGGCGCTGTGCAGCGTGGAGGTCTCGAACTTCGGCGCGGTGCAGCCTTCCATATACATCACCTCGCTGCCCTCGTCGGCGATGATGAGCGTGCGCTCGAACTGGCCGAAATTCTGGGCGTTGATGCGGAAGTAGGCCTGGAGCGGATGCTTCACCTTCACGCCGGGCGGCACATAGATGAACGAGCCGCCGGAAAACACGGCACTGTTGAGCGCGCTGAACTTGTTGTCGGAGGTCGGGATGACCTTGCCGAACCACTTGCGAAAGATCTCCGGGTGCTTGTGCAGGCCTTCGGTCGAGCCGACGAAAATGACGCCCTGCTCGCCGACGGCGGCCTTGATGTTCGAATACGCGGCCTCGGAATCGAACTGCGCCTCGACGCCGGCGAGGAACTTGCGCTCCTGCTCGGGAATGCCGAGCCGCTCGAACGTCTGCTTCATCTCCTCGGGGACGTCGTCCCAGCTGCGGCTCGGGGTCACGCCCTGCGAGAGGTAGTAGCGGATGTTTTCGAAGACGATGTTGTCGAGGTCCTTGCTCGCCCAGTGGGTCGGCATGGGCTTCTCGAGAAACTTGCGGTAGCCGTCCTTGCGGAACTCGCGGACCCAGTCCGGGTCGTTCTTGACGTCGCAAATGTAGTCGATCGTCTGCTCGGTGAGACCCACGCCCGCGTCGTAGGCGTAGTCCATCGGGTAGCTGAAATCGCCGGCGCTCCGGTCGATGTCGATATTCGGCTTTTCGGTCTCTTCGATGGTGGCGGGCATGGCGTTCTCCTTTCGGTTAGGCGGTGGCGAGTTCTCCTTCGGTGACCCAGTCGTAGCCCTTCGCCTCGAGCTCGAGGGCGAGGCTCTTGTCGCCGCTCATGACGATGCGACCGTCGACCATCACGTGGACCTTGTCCGGCACGATGTAGTTAAGCAGGCGCTGGTAGTGGGTGATGACGAGGAAGCCGCGGTCGGGCGAACGCAGGGCGTTCACGCCCTCGGAGACAATCTTCAGAGCGTCGATGTCGAGGCCGGAGTCGGTTTCGTCGAGCACGGCGTATTTCGGCTCGAGCATGGCCATCTGGAGGATCTCACAGCGCTTCTTTTCGCCACCGGAGAAGCCTTCGTTCACCGAACGCGACGTGAAGGAACGGTTGATCTTCAGCGCGTCCATCTTCGCGTAGAGGTTCGCGTAATAGTCGGTCGCCTCGAGTTCCTCGCCCTCGGGCAGGCGGGCCTGCACGGCGGCGCGGATGAAATTCGCAATGGTCACGCCAGGAATTTCCATCGGGTATTGGAATGCGAGGAAGAGGCCGGCGCGGGCGCGTTCATCGGGCTCCTCCATCTCGAAAAGGCTCTGGCCGTCCATGAAAACGTCGCCGCCGGTGACCGTGTAGTCCGGATGGCCGGCCATGATCTTGGCCAGCGTGCTCTTGCCGGAGCCGTTCTTGCCCATGATGGCGTGCACTTCGCCCTTGGGGACTTCGAGGTTGAGGCCCTTGAGAATGGGCTGATCGCCGATGTTGGCAGTGAGATTTTGGATGCTGAGACTCATCTAGTTTTTTTGGACGGAATTGACGGAATTTTGGGAATTTTCGGCGCAATCGGCACAAACGCCGCGGAGGGAAACTTCGTGATGGGTGACGGTGAAGCCGGCGGGCAGGTTCCACTGCTCGCTGCGCTCGGCGGCGAGGTCGATGTCGAACACCTTCGCGCAGGCGTCGCAGACGAAATGCCCGTGCTCGTCGAGATTCGGGCAGAAGCGCGTCGGCTCGCGATCCACATGCACCTGCTTGACGAGGCCGCAGGCGACCAGCGTCTCCAGACTATTGTAAACCGTTGCCAGAGAGATGCTCGGCATACCCTTCTTGGCACGCATGAAGACCTCGGTCGCAGTGGGGTGGTCGCGTTTGTTGACGAGCAGATCGTAGACGTGGCGACGCTGCGGCGTATCGCGCAACGCGCCGCCGCGAATCGTCTCGTCGTAATGATCGTGCCGATGGGCTTTCACACCGGCAAGGTGCCACAGCGTCGAACGCGATCAAGAATTATTCTAAATCGAGAACCATTATCAGTGAGAGTCGAACGGGGCCTCTCTCGCCGGAGTTTTTTTTCTTCACCGGCGCCCAAGCGCTTATCACCTTGTCGGCCGTGAATCCCCCGAGCGCTCGCCTGCCCCGCCTGGTCTGGATCGTGGCCCTGCTCCTTCTTCTGGCCTACCTGATCGCCGACAGCGCCGCGCGATGGACGGATGTCGACCGCACCACGCGCTCCCGGGCCGCGGAAGCTCCCGTCCCCGCGCTCGATCCCTCGTCGCCCACCGGCTACGCCCACGGCCAGCACCGGCTCATCCTGGCCTCGTATTCCGCCGACGGTTACCAATGGCTCATGCAGGCGACGCAAGTCGTGAACGGGCAAACGCTGCGGATTCGCTCCGTCGACTGGGACAACGCGCCGTTCGGCCGCGAGGCCCACTGGTGCAGCGGCCTCGTCTGGTGGGTGGCAGGTCTTGCGTGGCTGGATCACGTTCTCACCGGGCGATCCCTGCCGCTGGCGCTCGAGCACATTGCTCCCGTTTCTCTCGCGCTCCTCCTGGCCCTCGTTCTGATCGTTGTCACTCCCGTCCTCGCCCGACGCTTCGGCGGACTGGTCGCCATTATTTTCGCGGCCGGTCTCGTCTTTTTCCTGCCGCTCTACTCGACATTCTCCGTCGGCTATCTGGATCACCACGGCCCGGTCGCCGTGTGCGCCCTGCTGAGCGTGCTGTTCCTGGCGGGCGGCGGCGCCGGCTGGCTGCGTAATCCCACCAGCCGCGAAGCCCCGCTCGAATCAGGCGCGTCCGCGATGGCGAACTGGCTGCCGGAGCGGCGCCAGGCGGCGCGGTGGTTTGTCGCTTCGGGCTTTCTCGGCGCCGCCGGCCTGTGGATCAGCACCGCCTCCCAGGTTCCGGTTCTGGTGGGCATCGGACTGGGAGTTCTCGGCGGAAACTTTCTCTGGGGAAGACGCATAGGCTCCGACCGCCCCTGGAAATCCGATCCCACCCTGTGGCGGATCTGGGGAATCGCGGGAGCCATCGGCAGCATGGCCTTTTACCTGCTGGAATATTTTCCCAGCCATTGGTCGTGGCGGCTGGAGGTCAATCACCCCCTCTACGCTCTCGCCTGGCTCGGTGCCGGGGACATGCTCTGCCGCCTGCACACGATTCCGATCGACCGGGCCGGTCGCCGCCGGGCCTTGGTATCGGCGCTTCCCGCGGCCGCAGCCGTCGCCGCCCTTCCCCTTGTCGTGATTCTCGCCAAAAATCGCGTCTTCATCCTGTCCGACCCCTTCCTCTGGGCACTCCACGTCGACTACATCGGCGAGTTCCAGCCAATCATCGCCCGGCTGACGCAGCACTCCTGGCAATCACTTCTCGTGTTCATCAGCCACCCGCTGGCCGGCCTGCTCGCCACCGGGCTGCTCCTGCGATCATCGCGGGTTGCCGCGCCCGCCAAGGCCCTGCTCGCTCTCGCCGCCGGACCGGCCGCAATTACCACCCTGATGGCCTTCAAGCAGGAACGCTGGCTCGGCCTCGCCTGCGCGCTGGCCATCCCGGCCCTGGCCCTCGCGGCATTCGTCGTCCAGCAAGGCCCTGCCCGTGGTTGGAGCCGGGTCCGCATCCTCCTCGCCGGCGGCGCCCTCGCTCTCGTGATGGTCATCCATCCGCTCTACTGGCCGCCGACCTTCCTCCAGCCCCGCATCGGCGCCCCGCCCGGGAACGACATCTTTCTCACCGTCCGCAGCCTCTCGGATCGTCTGCGGCAACGAGTGGGAGCCGACCCCGTCGTGATCGCCGGCGGTTTCTCGATCACCTCGCAGATGATCTATTTCGGCGGATTTCGAGGTATTGGCACCGGTTATTGGGAAAATCGCGACGGACTGCACGCGACGGTCGAAATTCTCGGCGCGGACACCGACGCCGAGGCTCTCGCGCTCATCCGAAAACGCGGCGTTACGCATATCGCGGACGTGTCGTGGGACTACTACTCCACCCCCGCCTACCGCCTTCTCCACGGCCTGCGTCGCGACGATCCCGACATTCGGACCGGCTTCCTGGGTCGCCTCGAAAATGGCGATCTGCCGTCGTGGGTGCGCCCGGTCATCGCCGAGATCGGGCAGTTGAACGCCATGATTTACGAAATCGATCTCGACCAGTCTCCGCAAGCCGCGCTCGTGCACGCGGCCCGCTTCTTCAGCGAATACGGTGCCCTCCTTCGTGCCGAGTCCTGCGTCAGAAAAGCCCTGCGGCTCGACGCAACCAATGTTCCCGCTCTCATCACGCAGGCCAATCTCCAGGCAGCGCGCAAGCAAAACGCCGCCCTCGAGGAAACGATGCGCCATCTGGAAACCCTCCTGCCAGCCAGTCCGCCTCTCGATTCCGAGGACGAACTGGAACTTGCCCGCGCCTGGCTCGCGATCGGCCGGGAACCGGAGGCCCGAGCGGCCCTTGCCAAAGCCGCCCGTTCGCTGGACACCCGCAGGCTGCGTCGCCTCAGCCCAAGCCAGCTCCTCTTCCTCGTCGAACGCTCGCGGGCATGGGACCTCCCTTCGTCGCCCGGAGTGCCTGCCGGTTTTGCCCGCAGTCTTCTTCCGAAAGTGATGCGCCCGAATTAGGCCCTCGCGTCAGGTCTGCGGCTTCCCGTCGAGGTGGCGGATGACCGTCGTGAGATATACCGGCTCGGGGTGAACCTTCCGGTATTTGGTGATTTCGCGGCGCTCCACGACCTGAAAGCCGTAGCGCTCGAAAAGTTTGGCTCCGCGGCGGCTCTCGAAGGTCACCATCTGCCCGAAAACGGCCTTCTCTCCGGCCGCATTCAAATAATCGAGATACTTGTTTAACAGAACCCGCGTTCCCGCGACGCTCTGGGCCTCCGGCAGGAGATTCACGTGAAAATGTGCCGTCCGCCGGGGCGCCGCAGGCACTTCGCGCCAGGAATTGCGCAGAATCCAGGTGATGAATTCGCGCGTGGCCGGCGAATACCGGCGATAGCGAACCGCCGCACGGCCAAAGAGGCTGAAGTTCAGGAAGAAGTCGTAGAATTGCTGCCGCAGCGGCCGACGGGAACCCAGGAGGTAACCTTTCACCACCCCATCATGCTCGATCACGAAGGACGATTCCGGCTCCCAGTCCGTGTAATAGGACGTGAGGTAATCGGCGAACAATTCGCGGTCCTCGAAAACGGGATCGATGGCCTGTCCGAGATAGCCGGTTTCGCAGCACAGGCGACGCACGTCATCGCGATCGCGGGGCTCGTAACTGCGAACGGAAATACGATCAGAGAGGGACACTACTCTATGGGTTGTATTCCGCGATCACGGTCCGGTAAATCGAAAACAGGCGCTCAAAAATCGTCGTCCATGCGTAACGGTCGCGCACCGTGCGACTTGCGGACGCCCCGGCCGCGCGGAGGTCCGTGCGCGTCGCGGCATCGATCGCCGCCGCCAGGGCCTCCGGCGTATTTTCCGCCGCCCAGTGCGACTGGTTCGTGAAGATGATGCGGTCCATGTAACTGCCGCGAATGCCCACCACGGGCAGGCCGCACGCCTGGGCCTCGAGCGTGACGAGCCCGAACGTCTCGAGGATGCCCGGATGCACGAAAATGTCTGCCGACCGGTAGATCCGGGCCAGCTCGCGCGCCTCGCCACAATACGGCATCCAGCTCACGGCGCCGGTGTAGGCGCGGGCGTGCTCGAGCTCGGACCGCCGCGTGCCGTCGCCCACCGCCAGCAGGTGGAAGCGCCCCGGCTGCCGGGCATTCAGCACCTCGAACCCCTTGAAAAGCGTCTGCACGTTCTTCTCGGGCGCGAGCCGACCGACGTAGAGCAGCAGCGTGCGGTCGGCGGGGATGTCGAGTTCGCGCCGCAATGCGCCGGGATCGGACTCTTCCGGCGTGAAGACGTCGATGTCCACGCCGAGATCGGTATTCGCGATGTTTTCGACGCCCCAGTCCGTGAGCAATGCCGCCAGCGCGGGACTGGGCACGAGCGTGCGCTCGAACTTGTTGTAGAGGGCGCGAATGTAGCGTCGCGAAATTTCCTGCGCGATCTCGGTGGGGATGCGGCCGAGGAATTTCGAGACGGAGCGGATCGACGCCTCGGGAAAGTGCGAGTGGTAGAAGCCGACGGTCGGGATGCCGAGCGCGCGGCCGGAGGCGACCGCCTTCCATGCGACCTGATACGGATCGCCGGACTCGATGAGGTGCGGCTTCTCGCGCTCGAGGATCTCCTCGACGAGATGCAGCTTCAGCAGCGCGCGGTAACGCGAGGTCTTCGAGACGAGCGGCGACTCGATCGTATAAACGCGGGCCTTCGCGTCGCCGAGACGCTCGGTCTTCGCGCCCGGCACGATGAGAATGTGCTCATCGTCCGGGCAATGCGCCCGCACATACGCGACCTTCTGCTCGAGGTAGCGCCGCACCCCGCCGCTGACCGGCGAATAGAACTGGGTGAGGTCGCAGTATTTCAAACTACTCCTGCGCGGCGAGCCAGCGTTCGGCGTCGATCGCAGCGGCACAGCCCTGGCCGGCGGCGGTGATCGCCTGTCGATAGACGTGATCGGCGACGTCGCCGGCGGCAAAAACGCCTGGCACATTCGTGAACGTCCCGCCGGATTGCTTCAAATAACCGGCTTCGTCCGTGTCGATCTTGCCGCGGAACGGCGCGGTATTCGGCTCGTGACCGATCGCAACGAACACGCACTTGAGCGCGAGTTCAGACTCCTCGCCGGTGACGAGATTCTTGAGCGTAACGGCGCGGACTTCGCCCTCGTCGTCGGTGAGGTATTCGGTCACGGCACTGTTCCAGATCGGCGCGATCTTCGGGTTATCCAGCGCGCGGTCGGCCATGATCTTCGAGGCGCGCAAGCTGTCGCGGCGATGGATGAGATAGACCTTGCTCGCAAAGCGCGTGAGGAAGGTCGCCTCCTCGCAGGCGGAATCACCGCCACCGATCACCGCCACCGGCACGTTGCGATAGAACGCACCGTCGCAGGTCGCGCAGGACGTGAGGCCGTGACCAATGAGTTCCTTCTCGCGATCGATGCCGAGATAACGCGGCGAAGCGCCGCTCGCCACGATGAGCGAACGCGTCTCGAGCCATGCGCCGTCGACCTTGATGCGATTCACGCCATCCGCGTGCTCGAAGTCCTCGACCGTGCCGTAGCGAAAGCGCGCGCCAAACTTCTCGGCCTGTGCGTGCATGCGCATGATGAGTTCCGGTCCGTCCACGCCATCGGGAAATCCGGGAAAATTTTCGACCGCGGTCGTGGTGGTGAGCTGACCGCCGGGCTGGCGTCCCTCGAGCACAAGGGGCAAAAGATTCGCGCGTGCCGTATAGATGGCCGCGGTGAGGCCGGCGCATCCCGTGCCGACAATGATCACGTTTTCCATAGAGCCGGTGAGTTAAGCACGAAGCCCGCGCGCCGGACAAAGAAAACTCCTGTCATTCCCCTCGCAACAGAACGACCTGCGTGCCACAGACGACCGCCGGCGCGGGCAGCGGCCCCAGGACCCGCTCCCACCGCGGCATCTCGGAGCGTTCGACCACGAAGGCCATCGGGCGGCCAGACGCCCACAGAGCCGACAATCCGGATTCGCCGAGATACCGCTCCCGCCCGAGGCCGAATTTGCGGGTGAAGAAATCCTCCGCCGGATCCTGCCCGAGCAGCACCACCGGTTGCTCCGTATAAAACAGCAGACTGCTCGCGGTATCGATGCCGCCCTCGAAGACAACGGGGGCCTCCGCCGGCAGCCGCGTGCGCAGGACGCGGGACGCCCCCGCCAGCGAGAAATACGGAGCCACCACCGCATAGCCGAGCACCGCCGCGAGGCAGAAAATGCCCGCCGCGGTGCCGATCGCCGCGAACGTCTGCCGCGGCCGGAACCACCCCCAGCCCAGCGCCGCCAGCGCGAGGCCGAAACAGATCATCCCCAGCCGCGCCAGCCCTCGCCACACCTCGGGGCCGAATCCCGCCACCGTCGTCCACGCCGTCGCCCGGGCGGCCACGCTCGCGGACTCCCCGTCCATCGGCAGCGGCGAAAGCGCCAGCCACGTGCAGGCCAGCAAGCCCAGTCCGCACAGGCCCCCGAAGACCGCCAGCGGAGGCCGAAGCGAACTCCGCTCCAGCACGGCGGCGGCAAACAGCGCGAAGGCCGGCCACATTGTCATGGCGTAATAATCCTGCCGCTCGCCCACGAAAAGCAGCGGGAGAAAAACCACCCCTGCCCAGGCCGCCACGATCGCCGCTTCGTCGCGGCTCATTTCCACCCTGCGGCGCACCGCCAGCGCACCAATCACCACCAGCGACCACGGGAAGAACCACGCCCCGTGTAGCAGGATGAATTGCCAGCGCGGCACGTTTTCATAGCGTGTGGCAGGCGCGGCGCTTCCCGCGAGGTGGCCGGCCTGCTCGGCGGAAATCCAGTTTGCGATCCATCCCGGGAAACGCGATTCGATGTAGAAATACCAGGGGAGGTTGATCGCGAGAAAAGCGAGGATTCCCGGCACGCTCGACAACCGCCACAGCCGGCGCCGCCATTCGGGAACGATCCCGCCCGCGACGAGCAGCGTCGCCAGCGGATACGCGAGCCCGTGCGCCCCTTTGACGAAGCATGCCAGCGCCGCACAAATCCAGAAAGCCGCGGCCCACCGGCGCCCACGATCCGCCGCGAACATCCGCACGCCGCAATAGATCGCCCATGCGATGAACGCGCCGAAGACCGGCTCCGGCATCACGATGCGGCCGAGGGTCGCCGTTCCCAGGCAGGTCAGCAGGATCACGCCGGCAAGAAATCCCCGACGCGGGCCGCCGAAGAACGCGCCGAGCGCATAGACCGCCATCACGCCGGCCGTGATCCCCAGCGCACCGGGCAGCCGCGCGGAAAACTCGTTCACGCCAAACGCGTGAAACGACGTCGCCATCATCCAGTAAAGCAACGGCGGCTTCACGAGGCGCGGCACGCCATTGTTCTCGGGGATCAGCCAGCTGCCGCCCTGCACCATGCGCTTCGCCGCGCCCGCGTATTGGCCGTCGGTTTCATTGTAGAGCGAGCCCACGCCCGCCGGAAGGATCTGCAGCAACCCGCACAGGGCGAGCAACAGCAGCACGGCGCGCGGGGTCGTCACGCGAGGGCGAAACTCTCCGGAAAGCCGGCGGGCAGACGGATCGGGCGGCCCTGCGGCATCTGGACCAATGCCAGCGCCTGCCGGCAGGTTACGAGCAGAGCGCCGTCCCGAGGCCGCACGACCTCGAATTCGCACCAGAAGCGCGCCGCCGACCATTCTTTGACCCGGCCATCGACACGCACCGTATCCCCGAGCACCGCGGGGCGTTTGTAGTCGATCTCGGTGCGGGTCACGACCGGGTGAATCTGCGTGCGCGCAATCTCCTCGAAACTCATGCCGAGCTGGATCGCAAGCAATGTGCGCGCCGTTTCAATGAACCGAAGATAGACGATGTTATGCACCACGCCCGCGGCGTCGGTGTCGAAATACATGACGGAAATCTCGGTGGAAACTTCGGTGCGGGGCATGGAAGGCGATTTACCACAGAGACCGCGGAGAGCACGGAGAAACACAATTTTTCGCATTTCCTCCGTGCCCTCCGCGAAGTCCGTGGTCTTAAATCCCCGCATGTCGAACAAGGCCCCACTCCTCTTTGAACCCCTGCCGATGGAACGCGTCTGGGGCGGGCGCCGCCTCGAGAGCGTGCTCGGAAAAAGCCTGCCAACCGGCGTCCCGATCGGGGAATCGTGGGAAGTCGTCGATCGAGAGGATGCCCAGAGCGTCGTGCACGGCGGAGAGTTCAAGGGGGCCACGCTCCACGAGTTGTGGACCAACCATCGCGTCGAGATTTTCGGAGAAGCCTACCGCGACCACCCCGCACCGCGCTTTCCCATTCTCATCAAGCTGCTGGACGCACGCGAACGCCTTTCGGTGCAGGTTCACCCTCCCGCCAGAATCGCGCCGGCGTTGCAGGGCGAGCCGAAGACGGAGATGTGGTATTTCCTCGATTGCCTTCCCGGTGCCTCGATCTACGCCGGCCTCAAACATGGCGTGACGCGGAGTTCCTTCGAGACCGCCATGGAACGCGGCGAAGTCGAACAGACGCTGCATCAGGTGCCCGTGCAATCCGGCGAAAGCATCTTCATTCCCAGCGGCCGCGTGCACGCGATCGGCGACGGTTGTCTCATCGTGGAGGTCCAGCAGAACAGCGACACGACCTACCGCGTCTTCGACTGGAATCGCACCGGCCTGGACGGCGTCCCGCGCGCACTGCACATCCCTGAATCGATGAACTCCATCGATTTCGAGGATTTCGAACCAGCGGTCGATCCCGCGCGGCCCACGGGAGACAGCATTGTCGCCGGCTGCGAACACTTTCTGGTCGAACGCTGGAACCTCACCGAGCCTCGCCTCGCCTCCACCAATGAAACATTTGCCATCTTCGCCGTGATTTCTGGCCGGGTGAGCTTCGCGGGCGGGATCTTCGAAACGGGAACGTTCTTCCTGACTCCCGCATCCGCGCATGGAGAGCGCCTGCATCCCGTTGGCACGGAAGCCGCTGTCCTCCGGTCAACCCTCCCGATTCCTCACCCCGCCTGAACCCGAAAAGATTCACGCCGGAAGTTCTTGACCTGCTACCGGCAAAATGAAATTCCAACCCCAGCTTGTTATGAAACTCCCAGTTCTCTGCACCTTCGCCCTCCTCGCCGCTGCGGCCGCCTCCCATGCCGGATCTTTCGGCGGCCCGCCCCCCTTCACCGACATGTCCCCGCTCCAGAGCGGCATCGACGGCAGCTATCAGGCCACCGCCCGCGGCGAAAACCTCACCGGCGTCATCCGCTTCGCCTACCAGAACGGCGTGCAGAGCCCGAATTCCACGGCAAACGTCTACTCCTTCTTTGTCGACGGCAATGTCGTCACCGGCGGCGTGACCGCATCCATCACGGGCAAGGACCTCGCCGGCGTTCTCGGCGGTCAGGACTTCACCGTTCCGCAGAGCGATCGAGGCACTACGGAGCTGCCACTGGTCTTTATCGTCCGCGGCAACCGCGCCAATGGCCAGTTCTCCGGTCAGATGGATCTCGAAGATAAGATGTCGGCGTTCCGCGGCAAGGGCAACATTACTCCGGCCCCTGCCGAAACCAACACGGTCGTCCTGATTCAAACCAACAGTAACGACAACAGCCTTGTCATTGTTGATAACGGTTCCTCTTTGAACACGGAAGATGTGACCGTAACGCCTTTTATCATTCCCGGCAGCGCCATCACGCCGACGGACTTCACCTTCGAAGGCGTGCGCACCAGTGTTTTCGCACAAGGTTCCGGCACCGCTTCCAGCGCCATCTCGACGAACAACTAAGTTTCGTCCCCGGGTGTTGTAACCATCGAGCGATTGCGTTTCGACTCTCCATTGTTGATCCAGGCTTGGAACCCCGTCCGTCTCAAACGGACGGGGTTTACGCTTCTCGAGCTGGTCGCGGTCGTCGCGATCGTGCTCATTCTCATCACCCTGCTCAGCGCGGTCATTTCCCGTCTGCCGGGAGTGGGTGACCGCGTGCGCTGCACCGCAAACCTCCGCGGACTCGCCGTCGCCTTCAATAATTACATCGAGGACAACGGCTACTGGCCCAGGCAGCCAAACTTCAGCCACACCCAGCAAAAGGAATACGAGGACTGGTGGCTGAAGGAGATGAAGCCCTACGACGTTTCCGAGAAGACCTGGCAATGCCCGGCCATTGTCCGTCTCGGCAAGATCCAGGCCAACGGCACCTCACCGCGGGTTCAGTATTCCCCGACCATGTTCGATTCGAAACCAGGAACCGCCCGCAAGTGGCCGAACATGCCCTGGCTCATCGAGATCGCCAATGTCCATGGGCACGGACCGCTCATGATTCTTCCGGACGGCTCCGTCCACGACTACGATCTCTACGTCGCGAAATACCTGAAGTAACCCGAGCTGGCGTTACCGCCACTCGTGCTTCGGGTATCGCCGGGAGAGCTCCTGCCTGAGCTTCGGATAGGCTTCGACCCAGAAATTTGCGAGATCCGTGGTCACCTGCACGGGACGCATGTTTGGAGCCAGGATTTGGATGGTGAGCGGCACCCGGCCGCCGGCAATTTTCAGCGAGGATTGCAGGCCGTAAAGATCCTGAATGCGGGCCGCAATGAAGGGGTCTGCCTCCGCCGCATAGAGAACCTTCGCCCGCCGCCCGCCCGGCAGGTCGATCCTCTCCGGCGCAAATTTCTCCACCTGCTGCTGCTGCGCGGGGGTCAGCCATGCCCGCACGGTCTCGCGAACGGGCCGATCCTTGATGTCGCGGTAACTCGTCGCGTTTCCGCAGACCTCGTGAATGAGCAGTTCTCGCTCGGTTTCTCCGATTGGCGGCAGAGCAAGGTCCGGCATCCAGGCTGCGAGCCGATTCACCCGGCAGATCCATTGCTCGACGGCGTCGTCCCATTGCCGGAGGACGAGATTGCCCTCGATGACTTCCCTCGCGAGACAGGCGCCGGACTCCTCCGACGGCTCGGCATCGCGATCCCGCGACTCCAGCACAAGGTCGCGAAAGACCTTCTCGATCCGAACCACCACGCGATTCTGCGTCGAGTCGAAACACACCTCGCGACGCTCGGTGAAATCGCGCGGAAACATCTCCCGAAGCCACGCTTCGTCGATCTCCGTGGCAAGACTCAGCATCACCTGCGCCTCGCCGCCACGCTTTTCGATGTCATTGATCTCGGCAGCGACGAGTAATCGGCTGCCCTGCGCCACGCTTTCCCGAGCGAGCAAGCCACGCCGCCCATGCACGATATCGCAGAGCAGCGTGCCCATGCTCCGGCGGCGCGCGACCTGATCGGCAAACCCCGCCAGCACGCAGCGGGCGATCGTCGCGTCCTCGGCCGGACGCTCGCTCACATCGAGCCGTTCCCCTTTCGCAATCCCGAGAAATTGCTCGAACAGTTTCCCGACCTGGCGCGCCGCATCCGCGTGAACGGCAAGTCGGCGACAGGCATCGACCCGATAACCCTGCCGCTCCGCCCACGCCCACGCGCGCATGAAAATCTGAAAATCGGACACCCCTTCGCCAAAGGTCTCCTCACGCTGCTCTTCGATGCGCTTGTCCGCGCGCAGCAATATGCCGCGCGACTGCGTGATCGCGGCGATCAGCGCCGCGGCCCGCACGCACCCGAGTTCCTGCGCCGCAAGAAACATCCGGGCGTAACGCGGATGCACCGGGAACGAGAGCATCCGGCGCCCAATCTCGG is a window encoding:
- a CDS encoding thioesterase family protein — protein: MPRTEVSTEISVMYFDTDAAGVVHNIVYLRFIETARTLLAIQLGMSFEEIARTQIHPVVTRTEIDYKRPAVLGDTVRVDGRVKEWSAARFWCEFEVVRPRDGALLVTCRQALALVQMPQGRPIRLPAGFPESFALA
- a CDS encoding type I phosphomannose isomerase catalytic subunit, which encodes MSNKAPLLFEPLPMERVWGGRRLESVLGKSLPTGVPIGESWEVVDREDAQSVVHGGEFKGATLHELWTNHRVEIFGEAYRDHPAPRFPILIKLLDARERLSVQVHPPARIAPALQGEPKTEMWYFLDCLPGASIYAGLKHGVTRSSFETAMERGEVEQTLHQVPVQSGESIFIPSGRVHAIGDGCLIVEVQQNSDTTYRVFDWNRTGLDGVPRALHIPESMNSIDFEDFEPAVDPARPTGDSIVAGCEHFLVERWNLTEPRLASTNETFAIFAVISGRVSFAGGIFETGTFFLTPASAHGERLHPVGTEAAVLRSTLPIPHPA
- a CDS encoding type II secretion system protein, encoding MIQAWNPVRLKRTGFTLLELVAVVAIVLILITLLSAVISRLPGVGDRVRCTANLRGLAVAFNNYIEDNGYWPRQPNFSHTQQKEYEDWWLKEMKPYDVSEKTWQCPAIVRLGKIQANGTSPRVQYSPTMFDSKPGTARKWPNMPWLIEIANVHGHGPLMILPDGSVHDYDLYVAKYLK
- the hrpB gene encoding ATP-dependent helicase HrpB, which translates into the protein MNTMSLPIYEIRDGLVASLGRGNRLLLRAPTGSGKSTQVPQMLLDSGLAGDGLIIVLQPRRLAARMLAARVASERAARLGGEVGYQIRLDNVSSGQTRILYVTEGILLRRMLADPALRGVAAIVFDEFHERHLFGDLSLARALDLQDASRPDLRLLVMSATLQGGALSEYLAPCELLESEGRTFPVEIEFLDREPREEPIWERAAEAVARAFPSTPGNALVFMPGAYEIQRTIQAIQFRLGAGVPVLPLHGELPPDAQDAAVAAGGTRRIIVSTNVAETSLTIQDVTLVIDAGVARVARFDPHRGINTLYIEKISHASADQRAGRAGRTAPGRCLRLWTRRDHEQRPAAELPEIRRLDLTETVLTLKAAGVADLRTFRWLEAPDARGLERAESLLRDLGAVEEAGITEIGRRMLSFPVHPRYARMFLAAQELGCVRAAALIAAITQSRGILLRADKRIEEQREETFGEGVSDFQIFMRAWAWAERQGYRVDACRRLAVHADAARQVGKLFEQFLGIAKGERLDVSERPAEDATIARCVLAGFADQVARRRSMGTLLCDIVHGRRGLLARESVAQGSRLLVAAEINDIEKRGGEAQVMLSLATEIDEAWLREMFPRDFTERREVCFDSTQNRVVVRIEKVFRDLVLESRDRDAEPSEESGACLAREVIEGNLVLRQWDDAVEQWICRVNRLAAWMPDLALPPIGETERELLIHEVCGNATSYRDIKDRPVRETVRAWLTPAQQQQVEKFAPERIDLPGGRRAKVLYAAEADPFIAARIQDLYGLQSSLKIAGGRVPLTIQILAPNMRPVQVTTDLANFWVEAYPKLRQELSRRYPKHEWR